From a single Mangifera indica cultivar Alphonso chromosome 19, CATAS_Mindica_2.1, whole genome shotgun sequence genomic region:
- the LOC123203339 gene encoding RNA-binding protein 2-like, translating into MADGYWNRQQASLLPSGPMLKRPRSDYDLPHSGMSSRHDMHSYLSREDDHGEPRSIKDTRTIGSAYDRYLQSAQYPSFASGEASALGGVRSGRPVSGGIGGIPISDSALAGRPGAIGRDMVSNGRSRDLDDRLPVETMARPGSEKLPLPPDASNTLYVEGLPRDTTKREVAHIFRPFVGYKEVRLVSKESKHRGGDPLILCFVDFASPACAATAMSALQGYKMDEDDSDSRYLRLQFSRFPGPRSSSGTRGRS; encoded by the exons ATGGCGGACGGATACTGGAATCGGCAGCAGGCGTCTCTACTCCCTTCTGGTCCCATGCTTAAACGACCCCGTTCTGATTACG ATCTTCCCCATTCTGGGATGTCTTCACGGCATGATATGCATAGTTATTTATCGAGAGAGGATGATCATGGTGAGCCTCGGTCTATAAAGGATACAAGAACTATTGGATCAGCATATGATCGATATCTCCAGAGTGCG CAATATCCTTCTTTTGCTTCTGGAGAAGCCAGTGCACTAGGGGGAGTTAGGTCAGGAAGGCCAGTTAGTGGTGGAATAGGTGGTATTCCAATATCTGATTCTGCTTTGGCGGGTCGTCCTGGGGCTATTGGTCGAGATATGGTGTCAAATGGTCGCAGTAGGGATTTAGATGATCGTCTCCCTGTGGAGACCATGGCTAGGCCTGGCAGTGAAAAATTACCTCTACCTCCTGATGCTTCCAACACTTTGTATGTTGAGGGACTTCCTCGGGACACCACGAAGAGAGAAGTAGCTC atatttttcgaCCTTTTGTGGGATATAAAGAAGTGAGACTTGTGAGCAAAGAATCGAAACAT CGTGGTGGAGACCCTcttattctttgttttgttgattttgcAAGTCCAGCCTGTGCAGCTACTGCTATGAGTGCCTTGCAAG GCTATAAGATGGATGAAGATGATTCTGATTCTAGATACTTGCGACTGCAGTTTTCTCGGTTTCCAGGCCCAAGGTCTAGTTCTGGAACCCGTGGCAGGAG TTAG